The Cellulomonas flavigena DSM 20109 DNA segment GCGTCAGGCCGAGAGCTCGGCGCGCCCCTTGCGGCGACGCGCCGCGAGGATGGCGCGGCCGGCGCGCGTACGCATGCGCAGGCGGAAGCCGTGGGTCTTGGCCCGGCGCCGGTTGTTCGGCTGGAAGGTGCGCTTGGTCACGACGTTCTCCACACGTTTGTCGATCGATCGCACGCAGTCGCGCGACCAGGTCCTGGGTGCCGGGTTCGACTGCTCCAGGGAACGCACGCGGTGAGGCGTACGACGGCGTCAGGGCGCGCCGGACGGAGCCGTTGAAAGGCTGCACCACGTTACGCTGCTGCCCCGGACAGGGTCAAATGCCGGAAGCCCGGAGCGAGCCGCGGGTCACGTCCTCGCGGGCGCCACCGGTCCCTTACCCTAGGTCATCGCGGCAAGG contains these protein-coding regions:
- the rpmH gene encoding 50S ribosomal protein L34, which translates into the protein MTKRTFQPNNRRRAKTHGFRLRMRTRAGRAILAARRRKGRAELSA